CCGCTCCTGGGCCCGAGTTCAGAGCCTCGCACACAACCCTCGCCTCAGGTCAGACATTTATGTTCACTGCAGTCTGGGAGGACTTCATTACTGTTTCAACATTTCTCTAAAGCCGTGACAGACCAACATGTCTTTGTCACAAGCTGTAAACATTTCGATCCACTGCAGCCCTGCAGGAAAATCAGTGAGCAGCTTCTTGTCCACTTTCTTGTTTCACCAAGTTAGTTATTTAATTTTTGTAGCCCTGATAAAAGCTCAAACTGTGGAGAAAGCTTAGTGTCATCAAAGTCTCTGACACATGTCATGTGTTTGAAGTTCACACACGTCAATTCTTCACTTCATTCTTTTCGCTTTTCTTTGAACCCAATGAATCCCCCGACTTTGAACGTATACATCTCAGAGTAgttcaaataaaacatcatgcCTATCGGGGCTGAAGGGACACAAGACTTCAACATAAGCTTGACTGTGTTTTATGTACAAAGTCACACACGACTTGTCTTTCCTGCAGCTTGTAGTTTATATCGACATAAGAACAGATGATCATGTGTAGACTTCTGTCTACAAGAAGGGTCAGAGCAGACTCTACCTCTTGAGGAAGCTTAGGTCTTTTAATGTGTGTAGCAAAATGTTATCCATGTTTTATCAGACTGTTGTGGCAAgtgccattttctttgcagccgTCTGTTGGGGCAGCAGCATCAGGGCTTGTGACTCTAAAAAGCTTAACAGGCTGGCTCTGTGCTGGGGACTGCTGTGGAGCccctggaggtggtgatggggagaaggatgatacagaaactgttgaacatcatggacaataacatgcatcccttacacaatctcgtgtgtgaacaaaagagtgtttttattgggaggctgcaaaaaggacagatttaaaaatacttttttacctactgcaattgcactttataacgactcccctttaagtaaggacagaagacatttaaacttttaaactttagcctgagctgcatatatcaaactgtattttgcacctgtatatttgcacacttgactgcttttttataataattatttatctatctatcatactatgcactggcagagctagtattttgtactgttatctatgagtaacagctacttatgcacatggaccatccataccacttttttatcctggctatgtattgtgggctcatgttttttgtatggatgggatatgtatgtatatatgtgttgtgttgtgtgtttgtatgtatgctggctgctggaacacctaaatttccctgctgggatgaataaagtatatcttttGTTATCTCATCTTATAAGAGGAGACTGTGCCACTCTGCCAGATTTACTTCAAGGTCTTTCAGTTGTACAAAAACTTCACACTCGTCATAACTAAACTCTGGTTTTGTCACAATCTTGATGTCCTGTACAGAAGCCCGAAGAGGACACACATCTGTACGTTTTATTTAACTCTGTTTTGCATTATTAATGAATCATTTCAGTCCTCGAGATCTCGACTTATGAACCCCGGGGATATCAACGCTTGATTTACCGTGATAGCGACTGAAATGTACTTGTCCAGCAAATAAACAAATCTGATCTAATTACCGttgaaaagatttgaagattgtCCTCAAAAATCCCAAATACACACGTAAATCATATTTATAGTTGATGGCTCAACACATAAAACACCAGACTGATGGATCATTCCTTCAGTGTGAGACCTTGAGATGTAGtgtatgttaaaaaataaaataaccctGGCGTGTCTTGTAAATGAATATCCGCTTGTTTCTGTCCCTTTTTCTGATCCAGGATGGTGGTGGAGCTCCACAGGAAAGTCTCGAGTCTCATCGAGTATCTGAAGCAGAAGTGGGCGTACCACGACCAGCGGATTGTATCCTTCAAACAAACGGTTTGCACAGATTGTGAGAGTCTTTCATGCAAAGTCGTTGGATAGGATGTGTTGTCAGATTACTTCagcaaacaacattttttatcagCTGTGTTTGAGAATTTGAGCATTGTGCAACgttgtcaacattttaaagactttgatactttttgataccgCTTGTTTTAAGACATCACAATCTCTGTTATCTTAATGAAAGATCGTAtcgaaaaaaaacaaagcttgcAATTGCATTTTTCGTATTTAAACCCAAACTGAGAGCGCtgcattttttaataaataggACTAGAAATAATCCAACATGGGAGGTCTAGGACTTCTGTTTTGATGCTGAAGGAGGTATTGACatcgtttgatttttactagaatcatacTGAAGTTTAAGATGCTGGTATTGTGTGCTTGCACTTTATCTGTTCACACAAAGGGGGCGTGGCGTCTTTCTCTCAGTTCTGTTTGGCTCCTTGACTCAGAGGTTTCAGCTGAAGAGTCTCATGGAGAGAGAGGCCCTGGAGGGCGGCCCGTCCAGCACGACGTCTCCCAGTAAATCCCAGCAGGAGGAGCTCTTTCTTTTCCCCGCTGAGAGCAGCACTTTGACCACACTGCCCGGAGTGGCTCGTGTGGTTCACTCCAAGGCGTCCTGCACTGTGCACTGGCTGGAGAGCGGCAAGAACCGACCAAATGCCAAGGAACTGCCAGCTGTTCAGATTCTGGGTATTCGGACTGGCACCAAAGCTGGACGAGGAGGCCCTGGTGCCTCTGCTCCTAGTGGAGCTCCAGGGACTGTGTTAGGTGAAAGTCGGCGTCCTGAGCCTCTTAACTCTGAGCCTTCTCAAGACAGTTCTCCAAAAGTAGAGGAGAAGCGACCCCCGTCTGTTTCTCTCCCTGCTACCTCTCAGCCCACAGTGGCTCCCAGTGAAGAGGGCACCGGTTTAGGGGCCTTTGAAGGGGGACGGACATGTACTGATGTGGAGTCCAGTGGGAGTTTAACCACAGCAAAGAGCATGAAGAATTTATGTAGTGGTGCAGAGGTTTCATCAGATCAGTGCACAGAGGAGCAGAACATCAGCACGTCGTCCTCCCCAGAGGCCAACCAGACTCCTCCGGCCAAACCTCCCACAAGTGGAGGTTTAGAGGAGGGGATGTCACAGAGCTCTGCACCCCTCGCCAAGGAACGGGCCGTGGAGCAGATCAGAGAAGAGGGCTGGAGCGCCCGCGATGCAGAGAACGTCACCCTGGCTGAGCTCTACTTGATGTTGGGGAAGCCTGGGAAGCTGCAGCTGGAGTACGAGTGGCAGCCGGCTCTCGTCCATGCAAACAACCAGGAGGACGGGCAGACCTCGGCACAGCCCAGACCACATCGGACAAACCGGGTTCTGCGCTGCCTGCTCAAACTGGTTTCTACTGAGGTCAACCCTAAGCCTTTGGTAGGGATCAACTGTCACCTCTCAGATTTACTCATTTGAATATCCTGCAACTTAAAAATTATTCTGGTTTAAAATAGTTGTTAAAATGTCACAACAGGAGTAAAGTGTGCAACATGCATTCACAAGAAATTCCTCACAGATAGATGAAGGTTTAACTCAAGGAAATGTCACGATTGTAACTTTAATGGGTGATATTTAATACTGTGTCAGCCTTTGTTTACGAGTTCTGAAGTTCCACACATGGAAAGGCAATCATTTGCCAATTTGAAAACAGACCAACATTCCTAATTGAATGTTCTTGACAGGAGGAAATAATTAGTGTCTTTTTGTTCATGCACGATCACACAGAGCATTAAATTAGCTTGTCCTAAAGTTTTCTAAAGAAGTGTTCCTTTAAAGCTGGTTGTCTCAATAAAACATCCTCCTCTCCACCAGGCTCCAGAGCTCTGCTCCACAGCCACGTCCCCTCTGAAGACCCctctggaggagcagaaccaggcCCTCACGCCTCCAGGGAAGGGTCCCATAGCCGGGGTCCGCAGCCCCAACTGTGGGCGACAGCAGGCGTCTGTCCGAGGGGCGCGGCTACACCTGCCCAACGCCGCAGCATCAGGTATCTCTAAATGTGCTTCACTATAAAATCTGAAGCTGCCGGGTTAAACcgcttttttttccagaaaccGTATACgacaaattatttttgaattCACAATCATGTCTTTCTTGTTTCTCTGCCATTCAGGTGGACGCTGCCTCCCTCGCTCTCTGCTGGGCTCGACAGCGGGAAGTGACTCTGAGGGCGGTGTGTTCGCAGTCCCCACCACGCTGCCGCCCAACAGCTCACGGCACAACCGAATGTTTTCCCCCAACAAGGAGGCTGAGCTCGCCTTCAGACAGCAGCTCGACTCCATCAGTGTACGACAGAGCgtccatttttgttttcaccatGACTAAGACtatatttctttattgtccACCAGAATTTACACAAATGTtcatttgctctttttttttctttttgcagatgCAGTCAGATCTTTTCCTctccagacaaaaaaaacctagaAACAGACAACTCCGGAAACCGCTCGTAGTTCaagtaagagaagaagagggttGTTACAATGAATCTATTCTGTGGTGTGAATGTtaataaaactgtaaatgtttttatagtgTATCCCTTGGCTGTGTTGGTAAACCACAACAAGCTTAAAGATAAACTGTTGCTTCTTGTCTCGTCCTCAGAGAACACTCCTACCCCGGACTACAGGAGATACTCCTCAACACGTCTGTTCCTTCTCCATCCTCTCCAACTCCTCAGCCACAGGTACTCCTCAGAAATTACGATTACTCGACATAAAAAGGATTCAGCAGAAATTATTATAAAACTTAAATTACGTCAAACTTCTGTTTTTAACGTTGTGGATTCCCCGCTGATCTGCTGactaaatgttatttctgtttttcaacaACAGCCCCTCTAatctctcttcctgtttcttccCTCAGGAACTGGATCCTTCCGGCCGATCCACACTCGCCTGGCTCCTCCCACTCGCCCCCTCCCGTCTAAAACTTCCTCTGCTGTGACCGGCTCCGCAGCAGCCAGCCAGCTCTCCAGTATGCACTGCTCTTGATTTACTATCCCCAAATACATTTCACCGCTTACATTTCCAAAGCTGAAATTTATGTTAATCTCTTCAAGTTTAGTGATTGGTTTATGTTGTTGCTTCATTTTGCATGTTAAATTCTCTCTCAGGTGCCATTGACCTTGCAGCCAAGTCTGCAGGAATCATCCCCGCCAGTCCCCGCCGGGAGCCGGACTCTCCCTCTGTTGACGACGGCGACCTGCTCCCCTCCACGCCCATTACTGAAGCTGAACCAGACTCTCAACTCCCCGAGCACGGCGTCCCCGAGGTCAGCCACTAAACATAGAAACACAAATGTCTCGTATGTAAAGACAGACATCAAGAGAGAAGCTCATCACGTTATCTCTCTCTCATGCTTTAacacttttttgtatttttacagaTTCCTTTCATTCTGACATTTCACTTGCTTCACCCTCTTTGCTCGTACAGTCTGTGTTGTCGTTGTGCAGTCGGGGTCAGGCTAACATGCCGctcttaaaatatatttttgaagaaTTAACAAACCTGCCCCATGTGTGTTCACCTTCCACAGAACGGTGTTCCTCCTCCGTCTCCTGGAGTGACTGGAGGTGGggactctctcctctctccgccGAGCGTCGCCTCCCTCCTCGACATCTCGCTCCCGGGGCCCCCTGAGGAGGCTCTGGCCCCGGGGGGACCTCAGACACACATCAGTGACTCGATAATCGAGCTCGCCATCAACTCTGCTCACTACggtttgtttctctctcactttctatCTGGAAACTTGAAGAATTCTGTAAAGACATTTACACTGAGCGCTGTGTGTTTATAAAGGCGATGGtttctttctctcatttctctttttttcttaccactgtaacttttgctgctttgctaaagtgctcatgatggataggccggatctttgtaatatagcaataagtaaggtcttttacctgctttttgtaatgttaacagacaaagagtaaagtattttacctgctttttgtaaagtgtctcgcgATAACACTTATgagttatgagttgacgctatacaaataaaaattgattgattgatgagcGGCTGTGCTGCTCGAAGGACGCTTTTAAAATATGTGAAGCATTCTTAGAAAAAACTTGTGAGACGACTTGTGCAGGATAAATGTTAACTAATGGCTGTCTGCATGTTCGGGTGCAGGTGAGGAGGCTGCGCTCTCTCCGGCCAAGCTGAGCAACAACGACGGCTCCAAACTTCTGTCCTCGTCTCCCTCGGTCAGCCCGTCCAGAGGCTGGATCCCCTCGCCAAGCCACGACCCCCAGTGGTACCCCAGCGACTCCTCCGACTCCACGCTGGGCTGCCTCCTCTGTGGGTCTTTTTCCCCTAAATAAACATTCATGAGTTATTTACTTCATCTCTGTACATCTGTAAAACCCCTACTCTCTGTGCCTTTACATCTTTATCCAAATCACTCTAAGATGACACAGCTGCACACCTCCTCCTGCAGTGTCCTACTTGTTTTCACATGTTCTTTTGTCCTCTCaccgtctctctgtctcttttccttCCAGCCAGCATGGTCTCCCCTGATAAGAGCAGGCGGACCACCCTCACCCCCTCTGGCCCCTCCAGTGGCACGGCTCTGCTCGGTCCTAGCCTTCTGGACTGcaactcccatgattcctttCAGTCCCGTGGCCTTCCTGATGTGGCAGAAGTAAGTTGAGTCTTCTCTAAATGATTGAGGCGTATGGTGGATGAATTTCCTATTCTTTGTTGCACACTGCAGGAATAGTTTTGTGAATTATAAGTATTTGCtctttatttctgatttaaagTTCTATGACAAGATCAATATGTCTCTCATGTTTGTATATGAAACTACAGCCAATGGCCTGTGAGCTCAGCTTTGTATTAAGGatcaatcagtgagctgtgtagtgagtgaaatgataaagtgatcttactatatgatcagacattaaggaaacatgctatgttgaagtgctggcttctctgacaacaatgcagcagccagtatgtcctccttctaactttagattctggtcctgaatgctctggatttgtttggaccagtgaaggtaggaggttttaaggcaccccccacacggccgttttggacgcccctcggtttgccagatatgagagcagttatcaggtcaacaggtgttgcagtgatggaagtgggcaagagaagtggttcagatagaagtgattgtacccgacctaaaaagcctctgcatgtttctaataagctctacgagcagaaatgtgctcaaacaATATTGGAGATGCGGCGGGGGTAGACAGCTCtctaatgtttagaatttggactgcagtacccattttaaacactaggtgtcagagttacatactgctacTTTAAGATGCAACACAGGAGGAAAAGCATTGCTTTGTCATAAGATGACAGATACTGGCTCACCAATTAAGAATCTAAATTAATCTGTTAAACTGAAAtgtaaagttgttgttttctaaGTCGTTGGTTGATCACTTTCTGTTTCTAGTATTTTCCCTTTGGCTTTTCTTTGATGGAACGAGATGAGAGGTTTTCTTCTCTATCGCCACATCAGAAATCAGATAACCATATTCCCCAAATGTAGCACTTAACTGTGCGCTGAAAGCTCGTTGTTCGCTCTTGCAGATGGACTCTCAGCTTGCCTGTATGATGAGTGAGAGCAGCGTCGACTACATCGCCCGCTTCAACGACCTGGCTCAGGAGCTGGCTGTGACGGAGCCCTCCCTCCCCCCGCCCTGAGGAGGAGACGACCCGGCTGATTGACCCGAGGAGAGGTCTGCCCCACGCTGTGCCTCCTTCccccagagagaggaggactgtGGAGGAACTCAAAGCCCCCCTAAAGCCATCCCTGCCCCGTTTGTTAAAgtgcaataataatgttgaaCCTTGATAATCGTTCAAGGAGAGTTTGAAAcaagtttgtttctgtgaactGTTTCTCCAAGGTGAGACGCCCTTTAAAAGACTTCAAAACACTTTAGAAAAATAACTGcgtttacaaaacacaacctcATGTTAAGGAAATACTATGCCATatctgaacaaaatgttttcactgaTCTCGTATgtcctgctctctgtgtgtgtgtgtgtgtgtgtgtgtgtgtgtgtgtgtgtgtgtgtgtgtgtgtgtgtgtgtgtgtgtgtgtgtgtgtgtgtgtgtgtgtgtgtgtgtgtgtgtgtgtgtgtgtgtgtgtgtgtgtgtgtgtgtgtgtgtgtgtgtgtgtgtgtgtgtgtgtgtgtgtgtgtgtgtgtgtgtgtgtgtgtgtgtgtgtgtgtgtgtgtgtgtgtgtgtgtgtgctacttCATCAAATCTACCCGCAAAATGTGTAAATCCGCCAAAATGTGCAGTTCAGATCCCAGCTGGAGGCTGATCCTCAGAGACGTAACGTGGTGAGACGCAGAAAGTCGGATATAGCGCGGCCGGCCAGGTGGAATATAAATGACACTGCCTTTCATTTCAATGCGTGCGCTCAGTCAGTTCAGGTTTTTATCAGCTTCATTTGAGAAGAAAAACGCCTGGAATCAAGTTTGTCGTTTGTTAGGATGACTCGCGATACGGCAGCTTTATGTTGGATCTACGGACGCGATCATCTGCAGCTACACAACTTTAAATCTGTGATCAAAGTACAACACAGTCATTCATTAAGCCTCTTGGATTTTAAACTCTTAGAGGACGATTATTCACTTTGACATCTTTCACACTTTGATCCCACAATGTGAGgaccatgttttcatttttcttatgCAACTGATCTTTAAACGGTCCTGGTTGCCTCTGAAGATTCCCGGTCGTGCTACACGGCGTTTAAACTCCCTGAGAATGAGCTCAAACACTAAAGCCGCGCTCGGCGCTCCACTCTGTTTTTTAGCTTTATAATGATTCTGTTTATCAGAAGGAAAAACCTTCAGAAGATTCCTGGTCAGTTCAAAGAAAACTCCAGCTGATGTGAAGGTGGTTGGCTTCTGTCTTCAGTAAAAGAAGAATTTAAAGTTATTTCTCTTGAAGCTCCTCGAGGTTTCCACATGTTAAACGTGTTCTCTTTATGTGCAGAAGCCCCAAACTGACATCAATCCTgttatttaaatgcatttatCTGTGATAATGAGGAAATCACAATGTTCTCTCATGACCTCGACTTATGTATCTCATTATCAGCGGTCGGTGTCCTGGCAGTCGGTGCACGCGCCTCATGTGCGGAGGCTGGTCCTCGAGAGCCGGCGGCCCAGGGTTCTGGTCTGCCTTGTGGCTCcgttcctgcatgtcgttccccactctccttctccccggtttctgactcttatccactgtcctgtcaacATCGGTTTTTGTCTCGATAccactttttaaaggtctcagtcttgtctctgaatcgaaagcattttgactcggtcttgtcCCGGTCTAGGACTGGGCAGACTTCAGATATTAAATCAAGACCGAGactgagattagaaggaaaacgcttCTTtattaaagaacaaataactttaattcgtttgtagtttcatttttatcccccggttacagcCGCAACCTTCTCTGTAttacagtctgagtgagtgacacgccccctaaacaaaatatttatatttatggtcttggtcttggagcactcttgGTCTTGGTGTGTCTTGGTCTCAGTCAGTGTGGTCTCGACTCTAACACTACTAGAGATATAAACTTGTTATTCTAAAGGTCACACCAGCATTGTTGTCCCGAGATGACGAGAAACTGAAGGAGAGAAATGAGTCAAGATCATTTCCtcgttaccatagcaacatgaATGTGTTTCAAAGCTCGGATGCAGTTTAGGGCTTGTGTATTCATGCAGTATTGTGAACGTTCGATGCGTCTGCCTTCCTCTCCGAGTGTAAACGGTTTCAAGAGCTCCGCTCGTCTctccactaaaaaaaaaagatttcaaacgTCCCTCTGCTCGAAGCACCTTGAAAATCTGAAACATTTCATCTTCTCAcactagaaaacaaacaacGAAGATGTTTCTTACCGAGAGTAAACAGCAGgtattgtctttattttctgttgaagGATTTATTTGTACAAATTCCAGTATTCTCTgcgctttttgtaacataatgtaAATTGTTATTTGGACTATTTATTGCTAACATTTCAGAAAGTGTTTGTTTAACTCTAAATTAAGATGACGTCTAAAAAGGAGAAGCTCTGTCGAAAGTTTTCAGTTTGTAAgagttgtttttattctgtgtaTAAAGAAGGTTAtaaaaaatctgcagtttgttgtgtttgttgtgagaAACCAGtttcaatacaaactttaacatCGAGTGTGTCGAGCCTGGAGGTGAAACAGTTAAGGGTGTCAGCAGAGGATTATTATCAGGATGGAATCACCAACAAACAGAAATTAAGGGTCatatattctcctcctcttcagtgtaaataagtctcagagctcctcaaaacatgtgtgaagtttcttgttctaaatccactctgatcctgtatttgatcatgcctataaacccctctatttcagccctgttcagaacaggctgtttctgtgtctgtacctttaaatgagctgtgtctgaccacgccccctctctggaaggacttgggtgtactcggtgctttctcgctccatgtcctattgtttacggtgagaaagcagactcagagggcagaacaaacacctagctgtgggagtgtcacccacctgggggaggggctactgccctttgtgatgtcatcaagggaaaatctccaaacgccctgtttgagcacacagagaggatggacttttctcatcattggggggtttatagacggactagagacacatgttagagaaACATAGTAAAGTGATTTTGGATAATATGCGACCTTTAAGCAAAAGGCAGCCAGCGGGAAAGACTACCAAAAAGAGCCAAAATATTAGATTTAGACGACCCTTCTCTGCAGATCTATTCACCCCTCTCTTCCATGTGACCTCTGTGTAAAGCTTCactttctgtcctctctgttttcctctcGTTCCTGAGCTGCTGCTTCACTCGTCTTTGGGTTTGTGCTCCTTGCGAGCGCGTGAGGACATGAGTTTGAAGAACAGCGCAGGCCAAAGCGTGCGAAGGTAGATGGCCACATGAGGCAGAGGTCCAGCCAGGACGACGTCTTTGCTCCTCTGACGGACGGCCTTCAGAACGGCCTGAGCCACGTCTCCGGGGTCGCGACCCGACGCTGTGGTTTTATCCAgaactgaaaacaacaaacaggaaaacGAGCATCATTAATAACAGCAGGAAGTCAGAGGGTCAGCTGAGACTGAAAACTGCAGCACATTTTCCCTTAATGACCAATCTGAACATTTTTCACAAACTGACCCGGCCTCCATCTTTGATTGTTGATATTCTACAAACTGCACAGTGAGTTCTGTCAGTGATTTGTTGGTTTGAGCTGATTGTTGTCAACAAATCTCCTGCCTCACCTCCGTATTTGGATCCATCTCCTGTGACGGCGTTGACTGACAGGTTGGTTCTGATGTAACCCGGACTGATGACGCTCACCGGGATCCCGTAGCGCTCCATTTCTGCCCGTAAGCAGTCGAAGTACGCCTGGGTGGCGTGTTTAGAGGCCGCATCTGACCACAAAGAGAACAAACTGCGTCATCTTCATCAAACAAAAGGATAACAAAAAAGTTTGCTTTCATTGaaggagaacaggaaacatacaGGCTGATCTGTAAGGGATGGAAATCTTTCCCTGGACACTGCTGATGACCACGATGTGGCCACTTCGCCGGCGAACCATCGAGGGCAGGAGAGCTGTGAGGGAAGAGGAGAGTtcatatttgaaacattttgtcaCCTGTGCATGAAATCATTAGAGATCATTATTAAAGAAGTTCTCCTCAGATCATTAGTGTCCTCCTCCTCGCTAACCTTGAGTCAGAGCAACCGGCCCGAAGTAGTTAGTCTCCATCACATCCCGATGAACTGAAGTGTGAGTATCCAGTATGTTGCCACGGTAACTGATTCCAGCATTATTAATGAGAACATCCACATGTCCGTAACATTTCAGGATCTCCTCTGCAGCGCCGTCCACCGAGTCAGCGTCAGCCAGGTCGAAGGTCACGGTGCGGGGAGTGTGAGTCTGAGGATTTGAACGGAGCAGAACTTCTTTTATACCTCACTGACGTTCAAAACCATCTGATTTCATCTACAATCAAACTGTTTTAATACTTCTATGACTGCacggcaagtttatttatgtcgcacatttcaacaacaaggcaattcaaagtgcttcacacaagacatcaaacgcatcatgacagaggaaagaaaagaaacagtaaaatagaacatttaaaaatcactggaattattaaatctgaaaatatgttcaaataaaaataatttaaattaaattaatttaaattaaaaataaataaaagtataaaaattaAAAGAGTTAAACAAATAGaacaattataataataataataataattacagtaaAATTTTAAAAGCAGGCCAACCTCCGGCATTAAACGACCTCGAGTCACTTTTAGGTGACCCAGAGAACAAAATGTCTCAGACCCTCGGCAGTGAGCGTACACACCTGTGAACCTGCCGAGCCCGCAGTGAGCTCCTCGACCACCTGCTGCAGACGAGCTGCGTCTCGTCCACACAGAACCAGTCGGGCTCCTGCAGCGTGGAAGACCCGCGCGCACTCTGCAACAGAAAGGAGGTCAGAAATGTAGGAGCCTGatttgaagagaagaaagaaacgAGCAGCAGGCCGACCTTTCCCCAGTCCCGAGCTGGCGCCGGTGATGACCACCACGGCATCCTGCAGAGCAGCTCCTGGTCTGAGGCGCAGCAGGATCCTGTAAAGCAGCCAGACCCCCGCACCGGCTAAAACCAGCTGAagcactcctcctcctcccatcaCTCGCTCCATGGACGACAATCACCCTCCTATCTCAACGTGAGATCTGCAAAGAAGCAGAACTGACAGTGAGCAACATTATAACATTGAAATccgttgatgatttttcattgatatttatggtcttagtCGGTCTTGATCTCtcaatgtcttggtctcggttagtgcggtcttgactacaacactaggtAACAGCTTTACTTCTATAAATCTAATAATTAACGGAGAAGTTGATGAGTTtcaattttctgttttctttaatgtattCAGGTTCCTGTTAAGATGAGGAAGGACTCGCTGAAGACATGACATTTGCAAAagtttcatcttttaaaaataataacaggtAGTGAGCAGGATTTTATAGTTAAACAACTGCAACCACGTTTTTCTTTAGTCCATAATCTGGTTTTGTGAGCATATTCCACTTTAAGATacataatgaataaaaaccacCAAAAAGGGCTTAAAGCCCGCCTCAGTGTGACCTTGACGTGTCCTCTGTAAGCTCTCACTAAAGGGATTGTGAACGATTTGATGTGCCAGCATTAAGTTAAGTCCCGGCGTCTACACATCCGGTCTCCTAAGCACAATGCCAGCGGTCAACAGGGAGGAGtactgacacacaaatacacacacacacacacacacacacacaacaacgctcagatgaaacagaaaaatattaCATAAGGAGGACTGTCTTTAAGGGAGGACATTTGCaaaatacacagaaatgaaaacatccctaaattcaccctgctcctcctctctcaaaATACAGAtctgtattttgttttctttgtt
This Labrus bergylta chromosome 16, fLabBer1.1, whole genome shotgun sequence DNA region includes the following protein-coding sequences:
- the dhrs7b gene encoding dehydrogenase/reductase SDR family member 7B, producing the protein MERVMGGGGVLQLVLAGAGVWLLYRILLRLRPGAALQDAVVVITGASSGLGKECARVFHAAGARLVLCGRDAARLQQVVEELTAGSAGSQTHTPRTVTFDLADADSVDGAAEEILKCYGHVDVLINNAGISYRGNILDTHTSVHRDVMETNYFGPVALTQALLPSMVRRRSGHIVVISSVQGKISIPYRSAYAASKHATQAYFDCLRAEMERYGIPVSVISPGYIRTNLSVNAVTGDGSKYGVLDKTTASGRDPGDVAQAVLKAVRQRSKDVVLAGPLPHVAIYLRTLWPALFFKLMSSRARKEHKPKDE